One window from the genome of Solea solea chromosome 13, fSolSol10.1, whole genome shotgun sequence encodes:
- the setd2 gene encoding histone-lysine N-methyltransferase SETD2 isoform X4 produces the protein MREPCDLKHFVKEEGSGASVKVEGLSKAALIKSLSPRVMLSNHFLPKGTKTKVNLEDQGRQKVSFSFSQTKKPLQSLFFVPASPDKSVTEPLAALSQSPTNKGGQSTDGKTEQKQTPMVPISVTETPQTPVSPVTKLKPDLAKMHFKKQILSISVTEEKSVLPEDQHSTELPGFQKSASKKSVLPEDQHSTELLGLQKSASKKSVLPEDQHSTELLGLQKSASKKSVLPEDQHSTELLGLQKSASKKSVLPEDQHSTELLDLQKSASKKSVLPEDQHSTELLDLQKSASKNATEFPIPEPQNIVNVCLSESALIESSETRVSLCHKKPTASSGKVGDAFSSTEQNNKVSQRKTRSESDGDSVEMSSSRKSVDSKSKNSDSRIKEVKKSSSISHVEEKEKISSKWAENHERSSSYSKSDRDSRHTSSRSARSDKDRRRSRSRSRSRSRGSRTSSSHSRSERSRGDRGSRSERSYYHDSDRRSHRSSPRRERRSSRSRTDRTRDSSDSEDDHRKTRTRTSDSSRSSVHSSSHKESKTSYSKSEKAHKSLDSPHSLEMDRRTQSSKERTSKRFSDSDSQRKWSPDLDPSYRKSSTHHKSKTDSKSSSFSMHTHSQTCEKFHKSSSSESEGDHKGKFQSGPDEKSKNSLMKSSRLDSKHTTLSSSSANTTGYDRQSDDMVQSPEKALPCATATYVPQTEKEKSDFNWDATERIDQHDREMVSCTEKHLQESSPKRPEESKLGLEDENENASNITSSESLKDVNAALENLTDVKDGLLSNNHTHVNSPAAVLGSCSSNDGIVCSQDKKVFDCSSGPMSLPDTADVPITHDVWQNTKPEIVELNTVDEQSDTGVPPKLESSHLESENQLICGLQSIDTVKKSSARKSRWDIVGQNTSESDLSQRAFSVENKPNVKKVISVKKIEFSKESNQHDCDIQDTIEQEAERHSTLVKQTEISKQQVCLDSMSMADKYKDQSEPSQATTRIDCCVLKPTSLQTMSMDGPLCIVDASQVDTAANIKSWNGNDPHEKPMDTDKKSQLIKGASPQQDTLGGESEASDSDNSEYDSDCDEAIKRLHSVVVVPKNSSLTMATRNTGASCSPTNISELHSDNIAAHVNAPENSNQFGSQQRRGSSPSVFGETSGPCAGINDSSTSSMLCLSQSNMIDSTSHSEGSSTVSALPYIVGHIGAHGSATESAHSLDFRQHEQEQKRQSSSSRNEQMYSHYQHGELSNADNISDKNEVNLGWDFSQLEQPSSTYQQPDSSHGPQLSNTKLTENSLEEQEHRQSNALWNHQSPHMQTSRKPYLQAQEHYQDPAGEIHPDSLTNDHGDYSGDLQGHEISSNSRGSVVPDPPREDHFKPHRGRGPPKKRRPEIESDSDNEAEAGPAGKKERHGDFDISKEMLVKAEVVLPSLALQDFQDASKWRDLAKSKKMPPYFDLIEENLYLTERKKSKSHRDIKRMQCECPMLSREERSKGAFSCGEDCLNRLLMIECSSRCLNGLYCSNRRFQMKQHADFDVILTEDKGWGLRAAKDLTPNTFVLEYCGEVLDHKEFKTRVKEYARNKNIHYYFMALKNNEIIDATLKGNCSRFMNHSCEPNCETQKWTVNGQLRVGFFTTKAVGAGTELTFDYQFQRYGKEAQKCFCGAPSCRGFLGGENRVSVRAAGGKMKKDRSRKSALTTVDEELEALLENGEGLYDEKQVVSLCRLMVRVETMEQKLTCLKLIRDTQNTSCLKQFLDHHGLSLLWIFMVELSEAKGNSANNVKLQLEIMTTLAVLPISTKNMLEESRVLTFIQRWAQTKTLPHPAEMDGYSSENTSRAQTPLNTPDGSSTKMGPELDADASKPAVYRRLKIISENSLDSALSDASKASDGKEEEEEEDDDDEEDESSNAAHPDVKQLMAEPVCETAEPTKDTIEESEKEEKQEEIAMSPSSQDQPQTEELKDKMELEVEDMDIEKKEDTTDGLKDELQNESNETSDKQEGEGEPNSLVVTETTEMESDQSAVKVLESESEPTNTEVADVSSVPPQEQMEVQIEMEEVDKAPLGNEEQPFESTSDAPPSVEIPEASMPLEVSVAPLDPSVIGTPSQDEEEGVSDVESERSQEPQLTALDICGMAARLLESWKDLKEVYRIPKKSQVEKEASDRSRDRETALTPRTTSGSRERERERERERERERDRDRDYDRDRDRDRDWDRDRERDRDRDRDRDRDRDRDRDRDRDRERDRDRGSDKTPRSTERRRRRSPSPPSSYDRSSRRTEERFDPSNSNKTPRGVGGKERNKLSTEERRKLFEQEVAQREAQKQQQLQQQQQQQQQQQQQQQLQAMAYDPALAYVSSPGFITYPPGYPIQTFVDPTNPNADMGLTSPSSTSQATPVSSLPQHITTTTNLSTGNPQQYAQPAVATQDGGVAVLSVPAQTPPQVQSQQSYTTLWDPTTQQAVTLQTQPAQQYATAPPPPQTQTAIYYQGQPCQTIYSIPTAYPQANTPVIQAYTEPTASYLHGQPVYPGHQQGVVVQQGGTVTTIVTSQTVQQEMIVPNNVIDLPPPSPPKPKTIVLPPNWKVARDPEGKIYYYHIATRQTQWDPPTWEGSSDSTSVDHESEMDLGTPTYDENPSKFSTKTAEADTSSELAKKSKETFRKEMSQFIVQCLNPYRKPDCKLGRISNTEDFKHLARKLTHGVMNKELKACTNPEDLECNENVKHKTKEYIKKYMQRFGSVYKPKEDTDVY, from the exons ATGAGGGAACCGTGTGACCTTAAGCACTTCGTGAA agaggaggggagTGGTGCCTCG GTAAAGGTTGAGGGTCTATCCAAAGCAGCTCTAATCAAAAGCCTATCTCCTAGAGTGATGCTGTCCAACCATTTTTTGCCTAAAGGGACCAAAACCAAGGTCAACCTGGAGGATCAGGGTCGTCAGAAAGTGTCCTTCAGCTTCTCACAGACCAAGAAGCCACTGCAGAGCCTGTTCTTTGTTCCTGCCAGTCCTGACAAGTCTGTCACTGAACCTCTGGCTGCCTTGTCACAGTCACCCACAAACAAAGGAGGGCAGAGTACAGATGGCAAAACTGAACAAAAGCAGACACCCATGGTGCCAATATCAGTCACTGAGACACCTCAAACACCAGTCTCACCAGTCACTAAATTGAAACCAGACTTGGCAAAGATGCATTTCAAGAAGCAAATTCTTAGTATTTCTGTGACTGAAGAGAAATCTGTTTTGCCAGAAGACCAGCATTCAACTGAATTACCAGGTTTTCAGAAGTCTGCAAGTAAGAAATCTGTTTTGCCAGAAGACCAGCATTCAACTGAGTTACTGGGTTTGCAGAAGTCTGCAAGTAAGAAATCTGTTTTGCCAGAAGACCAGCATTCAACTGAGTTACTGGGTTTGCAGAAGTCTGCAAGTAAGAAATCTGTTTTGCCAGAAGACCAGCATTCAACTGAGTTACTGGGTTTGCAGAAGTCTGCAAGTAAGAAATCTGTTTTGCCAGAAGACCAGCATTCAACTGAATTACTGGATTTGCAGAAGTCTGCAAGTAAGAAATCTGTTTTGCCAGAAGACCAGCATTCAACTGAATTACTGGATTTGCAGAAGTCTGCAAGTAAGAATGCTACTGAATTCCCTATACCCGAGCCTCAGAATATTGTAAATGTTTGTCTATCTGAGAGTGCTCTCATTGAATCCTCTGAGACGAGGGTATCCTTGTGCCACAAGAAGCCTACTGCCTCCTCAGGAAAGGTTGGAGATGCTTTCAGCAGTACTGAGCAGAATAACAAGGTATCCCAAAGGAAAACCAGGTCAGAATCTGATGGAGATTCAGTGGAGATGTCTTCCAGTCGCAAATCTGTTGATTCCAAAAGTAAAAACTCTGACAGCAGAATTAAAGAAGTAAAAAAGTCTTCCTCTATTTCacatgtggaggagaaggagaagattTCCTCAAAGTGGGCAGAGAATCATGAAAGATCTTCTAGTTATTCCAAATCAGACCGTGATTCTAGACACACATCATCTCGGTCAGCTCGATCAGACAAAGATCGCAGAAGGTCCAGGTCTAGGTCGCGATCACGATCACGAGGGTCTCGAACTAGTTCATCGCACTCCAGATCAGAGAGGTCCAGGGGAGACAGAGGATCACGCTCTGAAAGATCTTACTATCACGACTCTGACCGGAGATCACACAGGAGTTCACCACGCAGAGAGAGAAGGTCCTCTCGGTCTCGCACTGACAGAACTCGAGATAGTTCTGACTCAGAGGATGACCATAGAAAGACGAGGACAAGGACAAGCGATTCAAGTAGATCGTCTGTCCATTCTAGCTCTCATAAAGAGTCAAAGACATCCTATTCAAAATCTGAGAAAGCCCATAAATCTTTAGATTCTCCTCACTCTTTAGAGATGGATCGAAGGACACAATCATCAAAAGAAAGGACTTCAAAGCGATTCTCAGACTCTGATTCCCAGCGTAAATGGTCTCCTGATCTTGACCCAAGTTACCGGAAATCTAGTACCCATCACAAGTCAAAGACCGACAGCAAATCCTCTTCCTTCAGTATGCATACTCACTCCCAAACATGTGAAAAATTCCATAAAAGTAGCTCCAGTGAGTCTGAAGGAGATCATAAGGGAAAATTCCAGTCTGGCCCAGATGAGAAGAGTAAAAACTCTTTAATGAAATCCAGTAGGCTGgactcaaaacacacaacactttcTAGTTCTTCTGCAAATACCACTGGATATGATAGACAATCAGATGATATGGTTCAGAGTCCTGAAAAGGCACTGCCCTGTGCAACTGCCACATATGTTCCTcagactgaaaaagaaaaatcagattTCAACTGGGACGCAACTGAACGTATTGATCAGCATGATAGAGAGATGGTTTCATGTACTGAAAAACATTTGCAAGAATCATCACCCAAAAGACCAGAAGAATCCAAATTAGGTCTTGAAGATGAGAATGAAAATGCCTCAAATATAACATCAAGTGAAAGCCTAAAAGACGTAAATGCTGCCCTGGAAAACTTGACTGATGTGAAGGATGGCCTCTTGTCTAACAATCATACACATGTGAACTCTCCTGCAGCTGTTTTAGGCTCATGCAGTAGTAATGATGGTATAGTGTGCAGCCaggacaaaaaagtctttgACTGTTCATCAGGGCCAATGTCTCTACCTGATACCGCAGATGTACCCATCACACATGATGTATGGCAGAACACTAAACCAGAGATTGTTGAGCTGAATACAGTTGATGAGCAGTCTGACACAGGTGTACCACCTAAATTGGAGTCATCACATCTTGAATCTGAGAACCAGCTAATATGTGGCCTGCAAAGTATTGATACTGTTAAAAAGAGCAGTGCCAGGAAGTCTCGGTGGGATATTGTTGGGCAGAATACTTCTGAGAGTGATCTTTCACAGAGGGCATTCAGTGTAGAGAATAAACCTaatgttaaaaaagtcatatctgTCAAAAAGATAGAGTTTTCTAAAGAAAGTAACCAACACGACTGTGACATTCAAGATACTATTGAACAAGAAGCTGAAAGACATTCCACACTGGTCAAGCAGACTGAGATCTCTAAGCAGCAGGTTTGCTTAGACAGCATGTCCATGGCTGATAAATACAAAGACCAAAGTGAGCCATCACAAGCAACAACCAGGATTGACTGCTGTGTCTTAAAACCGACTTCTCTTCAAACAATGAGTATGGATGGGCCTCTGTGCATAGTTGATGCATCACAGGTTGATACAGCTGCAAATATTAAGAGTTGGAACGGAAATGATCCTCATGAAAAACCAATGGatactgataaaaaaagtcaattgaTCAAGGGAGCATCACCTCAACAGGATACACTCGGAGGAGAGAGCGAGGCCAGTGATAGTGACAACTCAGAATACGACTCAGATTGTGATGAGGCTATAAAGCGATTGCACTCTGTGGTGGTGGTGCCAAAAAATTCTTCTCTTACAATGGCTACACGGAACACAGGAGCTTCATGCAGTCCTACAAATATTTCTGAGCTGCACAGTGATAATATAGCAGCTCATGTTAATGCCCCTGAAAACTCAAATCAATTCGGCTCCCAACAAAGGCGAGGTAGCTCTCCCAGTGTATTTGGGGAGACCAGTGGTCCATGTGCTGGTATAAATGACTCATCCACCAGCAGTATGTTGTGTCTGTCCCAGAGTAATATGATTGATAGTACCAGTCACTCAGAAGGTTCCAGCACTGTCAGTGCCCTGCCTTACATAGTTGGCCATATCGGTGCGCACGGAAGTGCCACAGAATCTGCCCACAGTCTTGATTTCCGACAACATGAACAAGAGCAGAAACGGCAAAGTTCAAGCAGCAGAAATGAACAGATGTACTCCCATTATCAACATGGGGAGTTATCAAATGCTGACAATATCAGTGACAAGAATGAAGTAAACCTGGGTTGGGATTTTTCACAACTAGAGCAGCCAAGTAGTACATACCAACAACCCGATAGCAGTCATGGGCCACAGTTATCAAATACTAAACTCACAGAAAATTCTCTTGAGGAACAGGAGCACAGGCAGAGTAATGCTTTGTGGAACCATCAATCCCCACACATGCAGACCAGCAGGAAACCCTACCTCCAAGCACAAGAACATTATCAGGATCCTGCAGGTGAAATCCATCCTGATTCCCTAACTAATGACCATGGTGACTACAGTGGGGATTTACAGGGGCACGAAATAAGTAGTAACAGCAGGGGTTCTGTTGTCCCTGACCCTCCAAGAGAAGACCATTTTAAACCCCACAGAGGCAGAGGGCCACCCAAGAAAAGACGTCCAGAGATTGAGTCTGATTCAGACAATGAGGCAGAGGCTGGGCCAGCAGGCAAAAAGGAGCGCCACGGTGATTTTGACATCTCGAAGGAAATGCTTGTCAAAGCCGAGGTGGTCCTTCCATCACTCGCTCTGCAGGACTTTCAAGATGCCAGTAAATGGAGAGACCTGGCCAAGTCAAAAAAGATGCCTCCTTACTTTGACTTGATCGAGGAGAATCTGTACTTGACTGAGAG AAAGAAGAGCAAATCTCATCGAGATATCAAGAGAATGCAGTGTGAGTGTCCAATGCTGTCGAGAGAGGAACGTTCAAAGGGAGCATTCTCATGCGGGGAAGACTGTTTAAACCGGCTGCTGATGATTGAGTG CTCATCACGGTGCCTGAATGGACTGTACTGCTCCAATCGACGGTTTCAGATGAAACAACATGCCGACTTTGACGTTATCCTCACAGAAGATAAAGGCTGGGGACTGCGTGCTGCTAAAGACCTGACTCC AAACACCTTTGTGCTGGAATACTGTGGTGAGGTCTTGGACCACAAGGAGTTCAAAACCAGAGTGAAAGAATACGCTCGCAATAAAAACATCCATTATTACTTCatggctttaaaaaacaatgag ATAATTGATGCAACGCTGAAGGGTAACTGCTCTCGGTTTATGAACCACAGCTGTGAGCCCAACTGTGAGACTCAAAAG TGGACTGTTAATGGTCAGCTCAGAGTTGGGTTCTTTACCACCAAGGCTGTCGGCGCTGGAACTGAACTGACATTTGATTATCAGTTCCAGAGATACGG CAAAGAGGCACAGAAATGCTTCTGTGGTGCACCCAGCTGCAGAGGCTTCCTGGGTGGAGAGAACAGAGTCAGTGTTCGAGCTGCTGGAGGGAAGATGAAGAAAGACCGTAGTCGAAAGAGTGCTCTCACCACA GTCGATGAGGAACTGGAGGCATTACTGGAGAATGGAGAAGGCCTGTATGATGAGAAACAGGTGGTGTCTCTCTGCAGGCTAATGGTCCGAGTGGAAACCATGGAGCAGAAACTCACATGTCTCAAGCTCATAAGA gATACTCAAAATACATCATGCCTAAAACAGTTCTTGGACCATCATGGATTGTCTTTGCTGTGGATCTTCATGGTGGAGCTTTCTGAAGCGAAAGGCAACAGTGCCAATAATGTCAAACTACAGTTAGAG ATTATGACGACCCTGGCTGTCCTTCCGATCTCAACTAAGAACATGTTGGAGGAGAGCAGAGTCCTGACCTTTATTCAGCGTTGGGCCCAAACAAAAACTCTCCCTCACCCTGCTGAGATGGATGGCTACTCCAGTGAGAACACCTCCCGTGCTCAAACACCCCTCAACACTCCTGATGGTTCCTCCACCAAAATGGGACCAGAATTGGATGCCGACGCCTCCAAACCTGCTGTGTACCGCCGCCTTAAAATCATCAGTGAAAACAGTCTGGACAGTGCACTATCTGATGCCAGCAAAGCTTCTGatgggaaggaggaggaggaggaagaagacgatgatgatgaagaagatgaatcCTCAAATGCAGCACATCCGGACGTCAAGCAACTAATGGCAGAACCAGTGTGTGAAACTGCAGAACCAACAAAAGATACAATTGAAGAgtcagagaaggaggagaaacaggAAGAAATAGCAATGTCCCCAAGCAGCCAGGACCAACCTCAAACTGAGGAGCTAAAAGACAAAATGGAGTTGGAAGTGGAGGATATGGACATTGAGAAGAAAGAGGACACAACTGATGGTCTGAAGGATGAACTTCAGAATGAGTCAAATGAAACGAGTGACAAACAGGAAGGAGAAGGGGAACCAAACAGTCTGGTTGTGACAGAAACAACTGAAATGGAAAGTGACCAGTCTGCTGTAAAAGTTCTAGAGTCAGAGAGTGAGCCCACCAATACAGAAGTTGCTGATGTTTCATCTGTGCCACCACAAGAGCAGATGGAAGTCCAGATTGAGATGGAAGAGGTTGACAAAGCTCCTCTTGGCAATGAGGAACAACCTTTTGAATCTACTTCTGATGCCCCCCCAAGTGTTGAGATCCCAGAGGCCAGTATGCCCTTGGAGGTATCAGTGGCCCCCTTGGACCCATCAGTGATAGGAACTCCTTCTCAGGATGAAGAGGAAGGTGTCTCAGATGTAGAGAGTGAGAGGAGTCAAGAGCCCCAGCTCACTGCTTTGGACATTTGTGGCATGGCTGCCAGGCTTCTGGAAAGCTGGAAGGATCTAAAG GAGGTGTACAGAATACCAAAGAAGAGTCAGGTGGAAAAGGAGGCAAGTG ATCGCAGCCGAGATCGAGAGACAGCTTTGACACCACGCACCACGTCTGGTAGCCGAGAACGTGAAAGGGagcgggagagggagagggagagagagcgtgacagagacagagattatGACAGAGATCGAGATCGAGATCGAGACtgggacagggacagagagagggatcGTGATCGGGACCGAGATCGTGATCGTGATAGAGATCGCGATCGGGACCGAGATCGGGACAGAGAGCGCGATCGAGATCGAGGCTCTGACAAAACTCCCCGCAGCACTGAAAGGCGAAGAAGACGCTCTCCTTCCCCACCATCATCTTATGACAGGAGCAGCCGACGCACTGAGGAACG gttcgATCCATCTAACAGCAACAAGACGCCAAGGGGAGTTGGTGGCAAAGAGCGCAACAAGTTGTCGACAGAGGAACGCAGAAAACTCTTTGAGCAGGAGGTTGCTCAGAGGGAAGcccagaaacaacaacaacttcagcagcaacagcagcagcaacagcagcagcagcagcagcaacaactacaagCTATGGCTTATGACCCTGCTCTAGCCTACGTCTCCAGCCCTGGCTTCATCACTTACCCTCCTGGATATCCCATCCAGACCTTTGTGGATCCCACCAACCCAAATGCAG ATATGGGACTGACCTCTCCATCCTCCACTTCCCAAGCTACTCCAGTTTCCAGTCTTCCTCAgcacatcaccaccaccaccaacctctCAACTGGAAACCCTCAGCAGTATGCCCAGCCAGCTGTAGCAACCCAGGATGGAGGTGTAGCTGTCCTCTCTGTTCCGGCCCAGACACCCCCTCAGGTACAGAGCCAGCAGAGCTACACCACTCTTTGGGACCCCACCACTCAGCAAGCTGTGACTTTGCAGACCCAGCCGGCGCAACAGTATGCCACAGCTCCACCACCACCCCAAACACAGACCGCTATCTATTACCAAGGCCAGCCATGCCAAACTATCTACAGTATCCCTACTGCCTACCCACAGGCTAACACTCCAGTCATACAG GCATACACTGAACCCACAGCCAGCTACCTACATGGCCAGCCAGTGTATCCTGGC